In the genome of Primulina eburnea isolate SZY01 unplaced genomic scaffold, ASM2296580v1 ctg652, whole genome shotgun sequence, one region contains:
- the LOC140821639 gene encoding uncharacterized protein isoform X2 has protein sequence MSPNVQINVIRMLEKKKQKRVKDKDFSEFTAQLDGSTLSKLSELNKEVLERCKHIIFPISYRAHWILLGYTQGDKHFTLRDSLSGPVYKGAAKKIAKFMSGYLWNVKNCDVGKEITRHFGMKNGVLQWKGIELVLLWRFCLMNEACSKV, from the exons ATGTCTCCCAATGTGCAG ATTAACGTGATTCGGATGCTCGAGAAAAAGAAGCAGAAGAGGGTCAAAGATAAAGATTTTTCTGAATTTACAGCACAGTTGGATGGGAGTACATTGAGCAAGTTGTCTGAACTAAACAAAGAGGTTCTAGAACGCTGTAAGCACATAATTTTCCCGATCAGTTACAGAGCACATTGGATCTTGCTCGGGTATACTCAAGGCGATAAGCATTTCACACTAAGGGATTCTCTTAGTGGTCCAGTTTACAAAGGTGCAGCCAAGAAAATT GCCAAATTTATGTCTGGATATCTTTGGAATGTGAAAAATTGTGATGTTGGCAAAG AGATAACCCGACATTTTGGAATGAAGAATGGAGTACTTCAATGGAAGGGTATAGAGCTCGTATTGCTTTGGCGATTTTGTCTGATGAACGAGGCTTGTTCAAAGGTTTAA
- the LOC140821639 gene encoding uncharacterized protein isoform X1, whose translation MSPNVQINVIRMLEKKKQKRVKDKDFSEFTAQLDGSTLSKLSELNKEVLERCKHIIFPISYRAHWILLGYTQGDKHFTLRDSLSGPVYKGAAKKIAKFMSGYLWNVKNCDVGKGDVIAIKCRQQGNDLNCGVYVCLWGECFARDNPTFWNEEWSTSMEGYRARIALAILSDERGLFKGLK comes from the exons ATGTCTCCCAATGTGCAG ATTAACGTGATTCGGATGCTCGAGAAAAAGAAGCAGAAGAGGGTCAAAGATAAAGATTTTTCTGAATTTACAGCACAGTTGGATGGGAGTACATTGAGCAAGTTGTCTGAACTAAACAAAGAGGTTCTAGAACGCTGTAAGCACATAATTTTCCCGATCAGTTACAGAGCACATTGGATCTTGCTCGGGTATACTCAAGGCGATAAGCATTTCACACTAAGGGATTCTCTTAGTGGTCCAGTTTACAAAGGTGCAGCCAAGAAAATT GCCAAATTTATGTCTGGATATCTTTGGAATGTGAAAAATTGTGATGTTGGCAAAGGTGACGTGATTGCGATAAAATGTAGGCAACAAGGAAATGATTTGAATTGTGGTGTTTATGTTTGTCTATGGGGTGAATGTTTTGCTAGAGATAACCCGACATTTTGGAATGAAGAATGGAGTACTTCAATGGAAGGGTATAGAGCTCGTATTGCTTTGGCGATTTTGTCTGATGAACGAGGCTTGTTCAAAGGTTTAAAATGA